The genomic region AGCGGCTGAAGCGCGAAAAAGGCTTCGACGTGAAACTGGTGCGCAACGACGACTTCTTCGTCCCGCTGCGCAAGCGCGTAGAGATCGCCCGCAAGCACAAGGCCGACATGTTCATCTCGGTCCATGCGGACGCAGCGCCGCGTCTCACCGCTTCAGGTGCTTCGGTGTACTGCCTGTCCGAAGGCGGCGCGACTTCGGCCACGGCGCGCTTCATGGCGCAACGGGAGAACGGTGCGGACCTGTTGGGGGCCACCAGCCTGCTCAATCTCAAGGACAAGGACCCGATGCTCGCCGGGGTGATTCTCGACATGTCGATGAACGCCACCATCGCCGCCAGTTTGCAGCTGGGCAGCACGGTGCTCGGCAGTCTGGCGGGCATCACCACGCTGCATCAGAAGCGTGTCGAGCAGGCGGGATTTGCGGTGTTGAAGTCGCCGGATGTGCCGTCGATTCTGGTGGAAACCGGCTTCATCTCGAATGCCCGCGACAGCCAGCGACTGGTGACTGCCCGCCATCAGCAAGCCGTGGCGGATGGTTTGTTCGAAGGTTTGCAGCGCTATTTTCAGAAGAACCCACCGATGAACAGCTACATCGCCTGGCAGCAGGAACAGAAAAAGGCGCAGGCCTAGCAGCCGGTCATCCGGCTACACGTGAACTTGCCGCTGCTGCCCCCAGAGCTGGAAAACCGATTGATGGTTGTCCAGCCAACCCGGCGGTTGTAGCCGACCCAGGCTTCGCCATCGGACGCGATGCCGGTAAAGAACGTCAGTTGCCCATACCGGCTATTGGTCTGCACCCAATAGCGATTACCGGCCACTTCAAAGCCTCGCAAGTAGATCGTGCTACCGACGGTGTTAACGCTGTAGGCATTGCCGTCGGCATCCACGCAAGCCAGCAGATTGGCGCTACGGGTGCATTTGGCCAGGCTGGGGATCTGTCCCCAGGCATCGACCGCAATCAGCAGCGAAAGGCTCAACAGCGAGAATCTCAGAGCGTTTCCCATGGTATTTCTCAAGGGGCGGACGGGTTAAAGCATCGTGTTCTTTGTCGCGGTGAGCAAGAGGGGAGTGGCTTGATTGTCTTGTTATACTATAACATAAATTAAGCCCGACATTGCGACCGGGCATCCCTGTGAGGAATACCTGATGCCCAATCGTCTCCCCGTGACCGTCCTGTCGGGCTTTCTCGGCGCCGGAAAAAGTACACTACTTAATTACGTACTACGTAATCGCGATAATCTGCGGGTCGCGGTGATCGTCAACGACATGAGCGAGATCAATATCGATGGCAGCGAAGTTCAACGCGATGTCAGCCTGAACCGTGCCGAAGAAAAACTCGTGGAAATGAGCAACGGCTGCATTTGCTGCACCTTGCGGGAAGATTTGCTCGAAGAAGTCAGCAAACTCGCCAAGGATGGTCGTTTTGATTACCTGCTGATCGAGTCCACCGGCATTTCCGAGCCGCTGCCCGTGGCGGAAACCTTCACGTTTCGCGATGAAGAAGGGCAGAGTCTGGCCGATATTGCACGGCTCGACACCATGGTCACTGTCGTCGACGGCATGAACTTCCTGCTCGACTACCAGGCCGCTGAAAGCCTCGCTTCCCGTGGTGAAACCCTGGGCGAGGAGGACGAACGCTCGATCACTGACCTGTTGATCGAGCAGATCGAATTCGCCGACGTGATCCTGATCAGCAAGATCGATTTGATCAGCCGCCGCGAGCGCCAGGAGTTGATCGCGATCCTCGAACGGCTCAATGCCCAGGCCGAAATCATTCCGATGGTCATGGGTGAAGTACCGCTCAAGAAAATCCTCGACACCGGGCGCTTCGACTTCGAAAAAGCCGCTCAGGCGCCAGGATGGTTAAAGGAGCTGCGCGGTGAGCACGTGCCGGAAACCGAGGAGTACGGCATTGCCTCCACGGCCTATCGGGCGCGGCGACCGTTTCATCCGCAGCGCTTTTTCAGTTTCATCGACCGCCCGTGGGTGAACGGCAGACTGCTGCGTTCCAAGGGCTTTTTCTGGCTGGCCAGTAAACACATGGACGCCGGCAGCTGGTCCCAGGCCGGCGGTTTGATGCGTCACGGGTTTGCCGGGCGCTGGTGGAGTTTCGTGCCGAAAAACCAGTGGCCGCAAGACGAAGAAAGCACCGCCGGGATCATGGAAAACTGGACGGCCACCACCGGCGATTGCCGCCAGGAACTGGTGTTTATCGGCCAGAACATCGACTTCGCGCAACTCACCGCCGAACTCGATAACTGCCTGCTGACAGATGACGAAATGGCTTTGGGCGTCGAGGGCTGGCGGTTGTTGCCCGACCCGTTCGGTCCCTGGCACGAAGAGGTGGCGGCTTGATGTTGGCGCCCAGCCTGACCCTTGACTGGCTGAGCTAGTGGCTCAAGGTTTGAGCCAGATTCCCTGGCTCTGGGCTTCGCAAAACGGCTTCAAATACGCCGCATCGGTGGCCACGCCGTAATAGTGAATATCCTGGCGGTAAGGCATATTGGCGACTTGAGCATTGCTGCACACCCCGAACGCGCCGGTGGGGCATTGGTCGACGTATTGCACCTCGACCTTCTGCCCGGGCAGATTCGGCTGGCAGAAACCGTCGGCGAACAGTTTTTCCGGGATGTTGCGGTTCTGCTGGCAGACTTTCACGTCGAGCCGCGCAGCCGTACTGTGCACCACGCAGGCCTGGGCCAGCGCTTCACCCGACGTGAGTGCCAGAAGCAACGACCATCCCATCAACCGCATTCTTTACCTCCTCAGAAAACCTCGACCATGTTGCAGAACATTCCCACCCACGTCATTGCAGGCCCGCTGGGTGCCGGCAAGACCAGCCTGATCAAGCACCTGCTGGCGCAACGGCCGGCCGGTGAGCGCTGGGCGGTGCTGATCAACGAGTTCGGCCAGATCGGTCTGGATGCCGCGCTGTTGACCCAGGACGCCGATGGTATCGCACTGGGGGAAGTGGCCGGGGGCTGTTTGTGTTGCGTCAATGGTGCGCCGTTTCAGATTGGCCTCGGGCGGTTGCTGCGCAAGGCACGACCGCATCGACTGTTCATCGAGCCCTCCGGGCTGGGGCATCCGGCGCAGTTGCTTAGGCAATTGAGCGAGGCGCCGTGGCAAGGCGTCCTGGCGGTGCAGCCCTGTGTGCTGGTGTTGGACGCTCAGGCGCTCGCGGCCGGAAAACCGCTACCTGCGGCGCAACAGCAAGCCTTGGACAGTGCCGGGTTGCTGTTGCTGAACAAGGCGGAAAGCCTCGACGACAGTGATCGCCAGCGAGTTGTCGCACAGTTGCCGTCGCGTCCTTTGTACTGGACGCAGCAGGCTGTCTTGCCGCTGAGCGAGTTACCGGGCCTCAAGGCTCAGGCTGTCGCGGGTGTGGATAACCTCAACGTGCCCAAGGGATTGGCGCAGATACCGGCCATCTGGACTGACCCCGCGCAGCCGATTTGCTTGAGTCAGGCGCAAGAGGGTGGCTGGAGCATCGGCTGGCGCTGGCATCCGAGTCAGACGTTCGATGCCGTGCTTGTTGGAAAGTGGCTTGAGAGCCTTGAGTGGTTGCGGGCGAAGCTGGTTATCCACAGTGTCGAGGGTTGGGTGTCGGCCAACGCGCTGGATAACTCGTTACTGGATTGGCAGCCCAGCGAATGGCGACGGGATTCGCGCATCGAGCTGATTTTCAGTGAGCCGCAGGCTGTCCGAGAGTTGCAGGAAGGTTTGGCGGGGTGCCGCGAGCAGGCCAATTAGAGAGTTTTTGTGCAGTTTTTGAAGGCCTCATCGCGGGCAAACTGAACTGGCCTAATGATTTTGGACACTTCAATCGGGCGCTATGATGGCGCCCAAATCTGAGGTGTTTGGATATGCGTAAATCTTATTCCAGTGAATTCAAGCTCAAGGCCGCCAGCATGGTGCTGGACGAGGGCCAGTCAGTTCCCGAAGTCTGTGCCAGTCTGGATATTGGCCCTACCGCCTTGCGCCGTTGGGTCGACCAGGTTCGCAAAGAGCGCTTGGGTTCGACCCCGGAGGGGGCTAAGGCAATTACCGCCGATCAGCGAGAGATTCAGCAGCTCAAAGCGTTGCTCAGGCAAAAAGACCTGGACATTGAAATCCTAAAAAAGGCCAGTGCTCTCCTGCTTTTGGACTCCAAAGATCATTCTCGTTGATCAATGAGCTGGACGAGCAGTACGGCGTTAACAATTGCTGTCGGGCGTTTGGAGTCAACCGCAGCAGCTTTTACGCCTGGCGTCAGCGCCAAGGCAAGGTGAAGCCTGAGCGGGAGAAACTCAAAGCCGTGCTGGTCGAGCATCACAAGGAGTCCAGAGCGTCCGCAGGCTCTCGCACCCTTTCCAAGGAGCTGCAAGCCAAGGGGCATCGTGTCGGGCGACATATGGCTCGCAGTTTGATGCGTGAAGCCGGGGTTGCCAGTCATCAGCGGCGGCGGCACAAGTACAAATCTTCCGGCGTGGAAGCGCTGGTGGCGCCGCATGTACTCAAGCGCAAGTTTGATGTCACGGCGATCAACCAGGTGTGGTGTGGCGATGTGACGTACATCAAGGTTGGCAAGCGCTGGATGTATTTCGCGGTGGTGCTGGATCTGTTTGCTCGCCGGATCGTGGGGTGGTCGTTTTCAATGATTTCCGATGCCACGTTGACCTGCGAAGCGTTGCGGATGGCGGTCCAATTGCGAGGCCGTCCAAAAGAGGTGCTGTTTCACTCTGATCAAGGCTGCCAATACACCAGCCACAAATTCAGGAATGAGATGCGCAAGCATGGACTCCTGCACAGCATGAGTCGTAAAGGTGAGTGCTGGGACAATGCCCCGATGGAGCGTTTCTTTGGGAGCCTGAAGTCAGAGTGGGTGCCAGAAGATGGCTACAGCTCGGAGCATGAAGCCCGCGTGGATGTGCAGCGTTATGTGATG from Pseudomonas sp. GGS8 harbors:
- a CDS encoding IS3 family transposase → MINELDEQYGVNNCCRAFGVNRSSFYAWRQRQGKVKPEREKLKAVLVEHHKESRASAGSRTLSKELQAKGHRVGRHMARSLMREAGVASHQRRRHKYKSSGVEALVAPHVLKRKFDVTAINQVWCGDVTYIKVGKRWMYFAVVLDLFARRIVGWSFSMISDATLTCEALRMAVQLRGRPKEVLFHSDQGCQYTSHKFRNEMRKHGLLHSMSRKGECWDNAPMERFFGSLKSEWVPEDGYSSEHEARVDVQRYVMRYNNVRLHSYNDYRSPVAMEKLAA
- a CDS encoding IS3 family transposase; this translates as MRKSYSSEFKLKAASMVLDEGQSVPEVCASLDIGPTALRRWVDQVRKERLGSTPEGAKAITADQREIQQLKALLRQKDLDIEILKKASALLLLDSKDHSR
- the zigA gene encoding zinc metallochaperone GTPase ZigA; this encodes MPNRLPVTVLSGFLGAGKSTLLNYVLRNRDNLRVAVIVNDMSEINIDGSEVQRDVSLNRAEEKLVEMSNGCICCTLREDLLEEVSKLAKDGRFDYLLIESTGISEPLPVAETFTFRDEEGQSLADIARLDTMVTVVDGMNFLLDYQAAESLASRGETLGEEDERSITDLLIEQIEFADVILISKIDLISRRERQELIAILERLNAQAEIIPMVMGEVPLKKILDTGRFDFEKAAQAPGWLKELRGEHVPETEEYGIASTAYRARRPFHPQRFFSFIDRPWVNGRLLRSKGFFWLASKHMDAGSWSQAGGLMRHGFAGRWWSFVPKNQWPQDEESTAGIMENWTATTGDCRQELVFIGQNIDFAQLTAELDNCLLTDDEMALGVEGWRLLPDPFGPWHEEVAA
- a CDS encoding glutamine synthetase, which codes for MGNALRFSLLSLSLLIAVDAWGQIPSLAKCTRSANLLACVDADGNAYSVNTVGSTIYLRGFEVAGNRYWVQTNSRYGQLTFFTGIASDGEAWVGYNRRVGWTTINRFSSSGGSSGKFTCSRMTGC
- a CDS encoding GTP-binding protein; amino-acid sequence: MLQNIPTHVIAGPLGAGKTSLIKHLLAQRPAGERWAVLINEFGQIGLDAALLTQDADGIALGEVAGGCLCCVNGAPFQIGLGRLLRKARPHRLFIEPSGLGHPAQLLRQLSEAPWQGVLAVQPCVLVLDAQALAAGKPLPAAQQQALDSAGLLLLNKAESLDDSDRQRVVAQLPSRPLYWTQQAVLPLSELPGLKAQAVAGVDNLNVPKGLAQIPAIWTDPAQPICLSQAQEGGWSIGWRWHPSQTFDAVLVGKWLESLEWLRAKLVIHSVEGWVSANALDNSLLDWQPSEWRRDSRIELIFSEPQAVRELQEGLAGCREQAN
- a CDS encoding N-acetylmuramoyl-L-alanine amidase: MHRRHLLNLILASAAFALPFGVSATQIRNARLWRSDDKLRLVFDLSGPVQYKTFSLSAPERLIIDLSGANLSGDFSQLALDNSVIRAIRSGHFGQGDTRIVLDLSGPVQLNSFLLPPQDGQGHRLVLDLKTTAPLQIAATPSEKREPVTDKTHPKRDIIVVVDPGHGGKDPGAVGAKGEREKDVVLSIAQLLAKRLKREKGFDVKLVRNDDFFVPLRKRVEIARKHKADMFISVHADAAPRLTASGASVYCLSEGGATSATARFMAQRENGADLLGATSLLNLKDKDPMLAGVILDMSMNATIAASLQLGSTVLGSLAGITTLHQKRVEQAGFAVLKSPDVPSILVETGFISNARDSQRLVTARHQQAVADGLFEGLQRYFQKNPPMNSYIAWQQEQKKAQA
- a CDS encoding NADH:ubiquinone oxidoreductase, which produces MRLMGWSLLLALTSGEALAQACVVHSTAARLDVKVCQQNRNIPEKLFADGFCQPNLPGQKVEVQYVDQCPTGAFGVCSNAQVANMPYRQDIHYYGVATDAAYLKPFCEAQSQGIWLKP